AGGATGCGTACCCCGCTTGTCCGCGCGGACAAGCCGGAGGAAGCCCGGTTCACGCCCCTGCCTGCGCCGCGCGCATCAGCCGCCTCCACCCCCCAGCCATCACCCTCGGCACTGGACGCGGTACTGGTGGCCGGGCCGGAAATTCTCGAACGCGTCGCCCCGGATGCGCTGAACGCCGTCCTGCTGCAGACGACAGGTCATGCGCCGGACAAGATCGTGGCCGCAGCGCTGGAAGAGACACAGATCCGGAAAATACTCGAGACCTGCTCGGAAAACGTCTGGCAGGGCGGACACGAGCGCTTCGTGGTTCTGGTGGAAGCATGGCAGCCGCCCATCCAGGAAAATCTTTCCGCCCTGTCTCTCCTTGGCCGGGACGAGGCCATGAACCGCAGCGTCACGCTTCTGCTGGCCGGGCGGCCCAGAAACGGAAACTGGCTGACCGCGCCGACGGCCACCGAACTGCAAATATGGACCGAAGCGGCCGGACGTCTGGCGCCGCCGCGCATGGATGTCATCGGAGTGCCGGAATGAAGACCATCCCCGTTTTTGCCGTGATCGGCCATCCCAACGAAGGCAAGTCCTCCGTGGTCGCCACCCTGGTGGAAAACGACCGGATCCGGATCAGCCCCGTGCCGGGAGAAACGGTCCGGGCCCAGGAGTACCCCGTCATCATCGACGGAGAGCCGTGCATCGTTTTCGTGGACACGCCCGGATTTCAGAATCCCGTGCAGACCCTGGGCTGGATGCGCAAACACCCGATGCCCGAAGGAAAAATGGTGGAAGCCTTTCTACGGGAGCACGCCGACGATCCCGGTCTGGAGCACGAACGCGAACTCCTGACTCCGCTCACCCGGGGTGCCGGGCTTATCTATGTGGCCGACGCCTCCCGGCCTCTGCGCCAGGTCGATCTGGCGGAAATGGAGATTCTGCGGCTGACGGGCTGTCCGCGCATGGCCATCCTCAACTGCAAAACCGGTGAGGAAGGTTTTCTGGAGGAATGGAAGAACGCCCTGCGCAGGCATTTCAATGCGGTGCGCATGTTCAACGCCCTGGCCGCCACCTTCGCCGAAAGACTGCGGCTTCTGGAGAGTCTGCGTGTGATCGAACAGGACTGGGAGGCCGCCCTCGGCCGGGTCATCGACGCCTTTGTCCGGGACTGGGAACGCAGAAACGCAGAATGCGCCGCCCTGGCCTGCGAATTCCTGAACCGGATTCTGGACATGCGGGAAGAAGCCGAACTGGATGATCCCTCCCGGCGCAAGGAAATGGAAACCCGCCTGACCGGCCGGCTGGAAGATCGCATCCGGGCCGAGGAAGCCCGTCTGCACGCCGAGGTCTGCCGATTGTTCCGCCACGATCCCCGGTCGTTTTCACTGCCCGGACAGTCCATGCTTCAGGAAGACCTTTTCTCCCGCACGACATGGCGGGTGTTCGGCCTGAGCCGGACCAAACTGGCTGCGGCGGCAGCGGCCGCTGGCGGAGCCGCCGGAGCCGTGGTCGATGTGGCCGCTCTGGGGCACAGTCTGGGGCTTTTCGCGGCGGTGGGCGGTGCGGCGGCGGGGCTGGCCGCCCTGTTCCAGGGCGAGCGTCTGGTCCGCAAACGCGTGCTCGGCATGGAAATAGGACAGAGAACCGTGCGGGTGGGACCCGTCAGTACGGTGCAGTGGGTTTACATTCTGCTGGACCGCTTCCTGCTCCATTACTGGCATGTGATCCACTGGGCGCACGCCCGCCGCGACGAGGACATACTGCCCGCGGAGATGGAAGAGCGCGGCAGGCTCGGGCTGACCAGCACCTGGAGCGGCGAAGACCGGAAGATCTGCGCCGAATATTTCCGGGTCGGAACGGACGGGAACGTTTCCAGCCCGGAGCTGGAGGAAAGCCTGCGCCGTATCCTCGAAAGAGAGCTCGGGGCCATGTCCTCGCGCTGAATATGGCGGGACGTGGAGCTAAGGCCCCAAAAAAGCACAATCTTCGTCTTGTGAAGCGTTCTTTTTTGTCGTATCGGCCTCCCAGAACTGAAATTTTGAGGCATGAAATTTTCCTCAACCCATAAAAAGGAGAACGACATGGCGGATTTCAACAAGATTCTGGAACCTGGGGATTATGAAAACGGCGTAGTCAACGTGGTGGTGGAAATTCCCGCCGGCTCCTGCCACAAGATTGAATGGGACCGCAAAATGGCCGCGTTCAAGCTGGATCGGGTGGAACCGCAGATATACGCCAAACCCGTCAACTACGGTTTCATCCCCCAAACTCTGGATGAAGACGGCGACGAGCTGGATGTCCTGCTGTTGACTGACCACCCGCTGACCACCGGAATTTTTCTCGAAGCCAGGATTCTCGGCGTCATGAAATTCGTCGATGACAACGAGGTGGACGACAAGATCGTCGTTGTCCCCGCCGACGACCGCAATACCGGAAACTTCCTGAAGAAACTGGAAGACATCCCGCAGCAGCTGATCAAGCAGATCGAACACCACTTCAATCATTACAAGGACCTGAAAAAGCCTGGCTCCACGAAGGTCGAAGGCTGGTATGGCCTGGATGAAGCCAAAAAGGTCATCAAGGACGCCATCGCCCGCTGGAAAAAATAGATTTCATCCGGGCCGAAGGAGGCGGTAACTGAATGACGGCGAGCGCCGGCACTGTCCCAGGAAAGTGCTGGCGCTTTGTTTTCCGGGAGGCGCGTATGGCTGATATCATCGTACTGGACGACGTTTCCGACGCGGGAGTTCTGATCAAGCGGATTCTGGAACGGCAGGGGCATAAGGTTCAGGTTTTCACCGGAGAGGAAAGCGCGATCCGGCATGTGGCCAAAAAACACGTGGATCTGGCCATACTGGACATGAAACTGGAAAAGATGACCGGCATCGAGGTGCTGTCCAGAATGAAACAGGCCCGGC
Above is a window of Desulfomicrobium orale DSM 12838 DNA encoding:
- a CDS encoding GTPase/DUF3482 domain-containing protein produces the protein MKTIPVFAVIGHPNEGKSSVVATLVENDRIRISPVPGETVRAQEYPVIIDGEPCIVFVDTPGFQNPVQTLGWMRKHPMPEGKMVEAFLREHADDPGLEHERELLTPLTRGAGLIYVADASRPLRQVDLAEMEILRLTGCPRMAILNCKTGEEGFLEEWKNALRRHFNAVRMFNALAATFAERLRLLESLRVIEQDWEAALGRVIDAFVRDWERRNAECAALACEFLNRILDMREEAELDDPSRRKEMETRLTGRLEDRIRAEEARLHAEVCRLFRHDPRSFSLPGQSMLQEDLFSRTTWRVFGLSRTKLAAAAAAAGGAAGAVVDVAALGHSLGLFAAVGGAAAGLAALFQGERLVRKRVLGMEIGQRTVRVGPVSTVQWVYILLDRFLLHYWHVIHWAHARRDEDILPAEMEERGRLGLTSTWSGEDRKICAEYFRVGTDGNVSSPELEESLRRILERELGAMSSR
- a CDS encoding inorganic diphosphatase; the encoded protein is MADFNKILEPGDYENGVVNVVVEIPAGSCHKIEWDRKMAAFKLDRVEPQIYAKPVNYGFIPQTLDEDGDELDVLLLTDHPLTTGIFLEARILGVMKFVDDNEVDDKIVVVPADDRNTGNFLKKLEDIPQQLIKQIEHHFNHYKDLKKPGSTKVEGWYGLDEAKKVIKDAIARWKK
- a CDS encoding response regulator; translated protein: MADIIVLDDVSDAGVLIKRILERQGHKVQVFTGEESAIRHVAKKHVDLAILDMKLEKMTGIEVLSRMKQARPELKAIMLTGYPSLETARDSLQLGASAYCVKPIDKEELEMKTAEVLRENAS